The window GCCGTTTAACTTCACCGAGCAAACATAACTAATAAAAAGGGTAAATAACATAAACTGGACATCATAAAAAGTTCGAACGTATTCTATGTTTACAAAACTGTCGAATGAATATAAAGCGTCGCTGAATGTTTATagcactataaaaatataaacatctgTTATTTGATGTGTACGGAATCGCAAGTACCTTATAATGCGGTATCTCTGCGGGAAATCATGAAAGGTTGTATGAGTATATCAATATGTGATAAGCAAAATAAGGGACCAATCGGCCACGTAATTGACATTGAAATCGATATGAACCTCGCCGCCGCTGTCGAAGTATTTCACAGATCATTGCATCGCAtgcacaaatattatttcattttgttgctttttatggtaaacgttatatttttgtttatgttgagATTCAAGTAAGATACATAACAAATTAACGGTTGAATCGTATTACAATTACCAAGCGTGTATGGCAACCTGGcagtttaattcaatttatattaacttatgGAATTAGTAACAGTATGACTACATCGCCGCACCGCACGTGTCTAATCAAAGTTTATATACGACTGAGCTATGCCTGATTTAGTTTACTAGCATACAGAGGTATAAATTAGATACGTTTTATGGTTATTTTTATCTTGGCTTATGTCTGGAGAACATCAAGACCAGACAAATGTTTTGAACTGTCACGATAACATAgcataaacgtaaaataaacaaCGAACAAAAAATGCAACTGATTTGTTtattaacatacatatgtacagtcTGTTATAGCTAAAGTTGTAGGCAAAGTTTTATGAAATGCAATATAAATCACTCTGTCGTTGTCACTttgtctgggaatcgaacctgggacctcGTGATCAGTAGTCGGACACTACTGCAGTAATCTcgtaattcattttattttttaatagcattGCTGCGCTGCTATCATATTAAACGCTGTCGATGATAATAGtcaagttatataaaataaacaacacattatattaagtaaagtaATAACTTTATCTTTAGACAAATACACGTTAAATAAATTACGTGAATGCTAACTCAAGTTGTGCGCTTCTCATAACAGTGACAAATTGATTTTAACTCAAGGTCCTCAGTCGTAGAACCActagtttttttctttacacAAGGAATTCATCGTGCCAGGGTTCAAATGAACGTGTGcgtattgtttattattaaattatgtgtttatttgttataactAGACAACactaaattgaaatttaaacacTGGCTTTTCATTGCAATAAATATCATCTAAATGTTATTGGACGACTGACAAAAGACCCTTCGATTCCAacctaagcagagcttgtactatgataactaGGATagctgataaacatatttatatacttcttaatacatacttatgtagacTAATTGACAACCTGGCTCGGAACAGATACTCGAGCTCATCACACAATTATttggtgggattcgaaccaaaCCATACGCAGCGCCACGAttattgcagcgaggtgactGTAATAACCACTGTGCCTAACGTGCAATTCCAAGAGAATAATTGTCTTACATTAACgctttataaacttttaactaCTTTGATTTAATTACGACTAGATTTTGAACATTACTATGCGTGAGTCATCTGGCGTTTTAATTTATAGACATGTGACGACAGCAGATAATCCAAGTTTACGAGAACAATGAGAACAAAATATTACCCTTCTTTGAAAATACTTTGTCCATTTGTAGAATATTTGAATCACAAAAGACATCTGAGCAAATTAATGACGAACATCTGAATCTCCTCAGCGGGAGATGTAAGTGGCGTGCTGTTACAATCATCTTTGACAATTCACCGCGTGACTCGTCGCCTTGTCGCCTTCTACAACGCTTTCATTACATTCTAATTAGTCAGATGTCTCCGCTAACATTATTACTGACTTCATTCTACATAACTACAAACAGCGACTAAGTGGTCACGTTTTACTCGCTATTTAAAATATagccaaacaaaataaatcttcaagTTCATTGACTTGAAAGTTGATGGAGTTAGTAGAGCCTCTGAAGAACGAAAACTACATACTTATTCCGCTTCTTACTTTTGAAAGACTGAGGATGTATTTCGTAGATCCGCAGTTATTGAATCTGGATATAAACTCCCTGATTAATccttataactattaaattctACTAACAAGAAGATGTTCAGTTCATGCGCATTGAAGTAGCTTGCGTGTTTTGTCTGGATTTTATGTTAAGTACTGTTATTTGCATTTCATTGCTGCTATTAACAGGAcgtttacagaaaaaaaaacattagaaaAACAACATTATGACGTCAAACATTTGGACTTAATTACTAAAACAAGCCTCCTTTTCCAAAAATAGGTGACTTTGATGTAGGTCGGCAGTGAATAACAAGAGGTATCGCTAGTTCTGACGCTTATACTCGGCACATTCTCGTAAATCTCGGGACCCTCGTATTAGCAATTCTGCGGCCTAAAGTAATACCATTATGCCGTATTGTCCCGTGAATTAGCATACATTGTTATGAGTTCCGCTCTCTccggtaaataaaatatattcaagaaAAGTACTGTTAGAGTTGCAAGCTTACCTTTGGAAGTTCAAACGAGCAATATAGTTGTAGAAGTCTGATCATTATGTGGTAACGTATGACATGTTTCTACTTACACAATTTTGTAAAGTGCTGAAACAATTTGCAGCAATAACACGTAATTTCCAAATGCTTGATTGTGTTAAACTGctctaaacatattttttgtatgtagaaCTCGTAATGTTTAACAATCGTATCGAATGGAAGATaggaaaaaaatgaaaaacctTCTTGGACATCGTAGTAACATATCTACAGTGCTTTTATAAACGATAAAAGATAATAACATGCCTGCTTGCAGCGTGAAATGAAAGCAGATATAGGATTGCAACCATCTGAGTATTCCTACTTTGAGATAAGTATAATGTAGTTACTTTATCTCAACAGTACAGGAGatctgaaataatattattgtttacttgTATGTAGATTCACCCTTTGAGCTGTCTCTATTCTATGTTAACTAAGTAGGAGTATTGTTGATCTATGACAGAAAAATACGTAATGAAGTCTTGGAGGAATAGAAATGGCGAAATTGTTTACCAATATACGcggttgaaaataaaataccttttttgtactaaatctgtctagtcttaaatattttaggttCAGAAAAATTTGGAAAAAGTCCAACCTGCAGTCGCGTTTGATTGATTACACAGGGCAGATGTCGTTGCACGATTCAAATGAACATGATATGAATGCATCGGAGACGTGAAAAACAAACACACCAAACACACGTCAGATCTTGAGCGGCTGCCAGTATCTCCGTAGTGTCTTTTACTCTTCAAATATTTAGTAGGTATACACAATCGTAAGCAAAtcaaaataccaaaataaaaacttttttttcaaacgCATCTGTTTTCAAGACAAATTACACCAACATTTAAAAAGTGGGgctattattttttcatagctTATACTATGCTACGAAAGGTTTCTCGAGGATTACCACAAGTAATGATTTCCCGGAATTTCCCTTTTATTTAACCTGacaaaaagtatcctatgtcacGGAGAGGCTAAgataatgtatatttaactGGGGAAAgacttattaaattttttttgctAGTTACAGTTAAGTACATACAACACAtaaggttttctttttaatattagagaGTACGGAAACAGTTGCAAGTATCTATTGCGCACTTCTTAGTTGGTATTTCAGTAGTGACCGATTTGAATAAATCATTTGATTGTTTCAATCAGAGAATCATGTGCCGATGCCAAATTACACATCAATGCTCAATCTCGATCGACGAACGCCACACAAAGTATTTGTAGTGCTGTATCAGAACACGCGTAATTGTTAATTACGTCGAATTAACTATGAATTGACGTAAATTGTTAATGCGACTTAATTAATGTTGGGGTAACCACGATGACCAAAAATCGTGCGCTTTTCAATCcgtgaaaatagaaaaataacgtGCGCCAAAATATTTACACGTGGTGCCCATataaaaataagacaaaatagtttgtaaattaCAAATCAACAACGTCATAAATGTGTCTTTGTTTTGagtttttagtttagttatacTGTGTTTTAGTCAATAAATGATTATGTTATACTTAGATGATTATTGAGAAATGTCGATTAACCAAACAAAGTGGCAATCAAGAAACccattatctttttatttcgaATATGACATAATACTAAACTTTTTAAACTCTATGATTGGAAGGAGGTCACATTTTAACAgtaagaaaacataatttatctaCTTTTTACAGAATATACATGCATACAAACTTGTAAATACACTGAAACATTGCAAGTAATAGCTATTTTTATTACCAACCAGTTTATCGTTTACAGTTTTCACTCATGCGGAATTATCAACGGTGCATTTCACAGTGGAAAAAATCCATTATACATTCAAGTCTACGCCTAgacataataaagtattttgttacgGTTTACGCACATAATTACCATTAATACTTTTGATCTTAGGAAACTTCTATATAATGACGTGCTTTAAACGCAATTTGATGCGTCAGAAAAGTTCAATTTACACATcaaatttaaatcataaaatggACCCGCTCTTACGCAAAACAAATTGCTATTCTAGTCCTTgtttaaaaaacacattaaGGTAGCTAAAATTAAGCGggcaacaataaaataaattagtttttctagGACGGCacttacaaacaacagacaatACCCAAGCCCCAGTTTAGTAAGGATCAACAACGTGGCTTGATTGTGGCTCGCTGTACTCACTTGAGTCAGCAAAAAGCTATTAACTGAGCAAGGGAGTTCAAAGGCTCGAGGAATCTTTAGGAAATTGTGTTGTCTTGACATACGCAATCACAATACCCGGGTTTAATAgcgaaaaagtttaaaattaaaaatgaggctgagttatattattttgatatctgTTTGGACCTTTAAAAACATGATCGAATGTTAATTATAATGCGAGATTCTGTCAGAAGGATATAGGATAAGGACTTTTGAATTAATTGGGGAcacaataattttcaaatccTTACCATTGCTGACCAGTCTTCATTCTAGCAGAGTCTAACAACAAATTCTAGCTCATAATGAAATCTACTATAAAGTTGTATACAAATCCTTTAGTAAACATTTAGGTTGCTATTCCCTAAAGATGATATTGATTGCTGTGGCGCTGTTGGCAATATCACTTGAGTATGAATTTACTTGTAGTAATATAAGAGAGAACGCGTAATACCGCCGAGGGTTCCTTTGACTTGGCTGACGCTTTTCCTAGGTTTTGCATTTCCTTGTGATAGGCAAGATTTATACcgtcatttgtttttatagctACATCATGCAGTTTCTTATTGTGGATtgtagcgttctttggtattattctttattctatgaattttatgtatgttgtaCTCTTGTTGCAAATGTAGTTTATTTGGTATCTTGTCTTGgtttttttttcgatatatttatattttttcatattctttTTCAAGTATCGAATAAATCACAAAGCACCCATTTTGCTGTTCTCCTGTCACAAAATGATCATTTATTAAACTAAGATGACTATATTTTCAGATAGGGCCACTAACCGAGTCAAGATGGCAACTGGGTGGGGTGAGAGGTCAAGAGGCAAGCAACATCGCTATACAAGTCACTCCACCCGATGGCGAAGAAGATGACGAGTTTGTGCCCACGCTGCGCATGCGCAGGAAACTCAGCACGCCGCTCAGCGCGCTGCCTGGAGTTACTGATGGACTGATTAGCTTACCAAGTAAGAAGAGAAAAGCTATTTTAATTCATGAAGAAACTATCTTTCTCGACAGAACTTTCAgagcaattaattattattatattatcccACTGCAGGCCACAAAGGCCTCCCTTTCCTTTTTCCACTTTTCTAAAGCTATTTGATGCCAGGCTTTAGTAAGAGGTTCCAATACATCTCGCCATCTCCTATAAATTTTTTGTAACTATATAACAGCTCCAAATCCTCCTatcaaaactattaattttggtctatgtaaacaatataaacacCTCCGTGGTACCGGTTGtgcatcacacaaatatttgtcgcaCTCTCGCCATTAtacttatacattatttttaattactacaatagcattaataattattaatttttcttGAAGAATTCACATAGTAGACTGAAGCTATACTCACAATTCGTAAAGTTTTAGAAACCATTGTTACTAGTGAGGGTTTTGAAAAGAATGGCGCCTTAAGAGTGTCCAAGAAATTTGAAGTAAAGTTAGCAATTAATTCGAGGGAAAAATACTTCATAGTTTGTTATAAACTATCTCtgattgtttgaaatattttctctaaaaGTAACCGCTACCTACCctcctgtaaaatttaattagaatttgtGGCAAACCAAAGCAACTCAATCTGCAACTAAGTGCGCATATGATTAAATTATATAGACTCGAGTAATTTTAGTATTCACAaactatttaatgtaaatgGTTTGTGCAAATTCGTGTACTACGAATGGCGAGAATTAATTACAACGACAAGGAAACAATAAGATCTACCGCACGTTGATAGTGTCTAATGGTAATATGAAGAATGtttattgctttaatatttattatttatttatttattattattaaaacagtgtttcttacatgaaacttatacttatggtccacaaaactgtttgaacagtttgtctgtggacacggtcgagtctcatttaattatagcagtacttaagatgtacatatattattatgtatatattgtacaatatattaAGCTTTGTTGATTTGCAGATCTTCGAGTGTCGCCGACGCGGTCGCTGTCACCCCTGGACCGGACAAAGCGCCGGTTCAGTACTATGGTGTCCAGCGCCGCGGCCGCAGCAGTCTCCCGCCGGCTGTCGGCTACCATCGGCTGGTGCCTCGCCACCCCAACACAAGTCAAGCCACAAATAGTCCGACAAGGACGCGCTCTATGCCTGcaatatataaaaacacaaattagaCGATCAACTTTATGTGCTAAAAAGGTAAACTTATACGCAACGCTTAGTATACTCGAAGACTTAAGGAAAAGTATGAGAATcattgaagttttttttaaatttattacagcAAATAGTAATGAAACGACTCCAACGAATGGTGGAGACGGAATGTGGGGAAGAGGCTGTGAGTAATACAGAGGCTGGAGTGCTGGCGGCTCTAAGGGCGTTATGTGCAGCTTTAGAAAGAAAGAGGCCCGATGCCTTCAGGCAAGTGGCGCGGCAGGCCACGCGCGCTCCCTCCGCCATGCTGAAATCTGATACTGCGCTCTCTGAACTAGCTCTGGCGTTAGCAAGACGAATCACCAGAGAAAATATTACGTGGTCCAAGGTAACTACCCGTCAGTGATAAAGTCCCAAtcttaatcaataaatatttcactcaacttagtaaaaaaaactcaataaaaacCTTGAAAATTATGTTATCTGTAGCGATTCTGCatcctaaaacaaaataagaaagcaagtatttgtataaaagaTTTCCTCCACTCGTTCGAATATATTCAGGACCCACAACAGACAGACCTTACGTAAGTATCaggtaataaattttaaaaatgtgtgcTTTTGGAGCTCCGGAATACACCCCAGTCTTACAACGAACGATGTTAATCGCTTCATAACATTGTATCGATGACTAAAACAACAGAACAGGCTTCTTTGTTCAGATAGGCACAAAATACCTTCGAAAGTTCCGACATTAAGACCTAAGCACAAATCTCTTTCAATGAGTTTAGTTTAATCTGACAAATCAgttttaatacttacttaaaagcTTTATAACTTTAGTTCTACGTATTATTCTAGTTCTcaatgtatattattagtacttaaACAAGCGAAGACGCATTAAAGTCATTATTTTACGGTATCGCGGTTTCTACTTCGACACGAGTTTGTTAGAGATTAACACTAACTTAGATtgaatgtgtttgtttattctGCTGTTAAGACTTTCAAATGATACTTAAATATGTGGgaattaaattactttgttctttaattatttcaaagagATAATAAATAGAAGACGTATCAAATATCACTCGGATCATTGTTGATGTTCGCGTGATGTTTCCTGTCGGTATCGTTTGGAATGAACTGGTATTATACAGTAtgtcagtatttttattataaataaaaaacatgacTGTATGTTCTATAACGCTTTCATATCAAAAACCCTTAACGTATTTCTATGGTACTAATTTATGGTCACAGTTCTGTCCGCGCAAAAAGTTAAAAATCTTTTACCCATGCGAACTCGAGCTAGTAGTATTTGATGTATTCAGAATAAACTGTTCTCTACCTTCTAAAACCCGACCATGCATCATAATTTATCATGAATGTAAGACGAGCTTCTCATAATCAATACAGCGTGTCTCTATTCCAAATTTATAGTGTGTCTATTCCAGTAGGTTCGTAGATACCTACTGTGATTAATTGGTTGAACGCTGCCAAGTGTGAGGCTTATAACAGACTTAATACTTGTTATAAAGTTATGTTTCGATCAGTTTATTAATAGCTTTCTCTGAAACTCAAGTAGTTTATTATTACCACACAAACAATGAAGGTCGGTGTTAATTGAATAAATctgtacaatataatacataaagaaagaaaataacaaaaaaggtctgttttttgtattatggtttgaataagaaataattatgaattgCTTTGATAGTCTTCGCAGCCTTCGAAACCAAAATCCAtctttcaagatttttttaggTGAATGTAAAAATAGACTTTGGGAGAGTTTATTTTCAACTAAGTTTCGTCGTTTTAATTGATATCTGGCCAAGCCGCGCTagcctaaataaatattgatctaCAAATCTATAGACAACTCGCGCGAGGGgttgaataattaaatgatcGGCGGTTCTGCAGTaagctaaaaaatattataaaagtatgtGATATTTGCCAGATCGCTGCGGTCTACTGTGTGTGTGGAGCCCTGGCAAGAGAGGCTGCTGAAGCGGCTGAAGGTGAACCAGCCCTGGAGCTAGTGGCTGCCCCCGCTGCTGCTATTGCCGACCTTCTACATGAAGACACTGGTTCATGGATTGCGTCACATGGAGGATGGGTACTTAACATTTGAAAAACAATCGATGCATCATAACTATTACACCTTATTAGCGTCATAAATGAAAAAGGGATATAAAACCGTACTCTCGGTTACAAAGTTTAAATAAGACGAAGGAAAACATCCTTGTTTTTGTCTTTACAGTCCTTAAGTACCGCTTTGATATCTTCAAATTAAGTAGTTAGGTACCACAGTGTGGATTATATAGATATTAAACTCCTTTTTTAAACACATCGCTACAAAAAATTGGgcaagaaaatattacaaaaggaACAAACATGTTTATCATACGTAACCTTGTCGGCTCTGTTATTTGTCACAAAAAAGTCATATTTTCACATGAACGTTATcgatttcatataaaaatctaGTAAAGCTAAATGAACTGAGAAAACAAACCTGTAACGgtatgaatataaaatgaacttttataataagtagACGTCCAACACAATATTTGTAGCCAAATATATAAACGTAGAACGAAATTATGCAGTAATGAATGATCCTAGCACTGAATAAGTTAATTAAGCAACGATTTCTCTGTATTCGgattgtttattttacacaattGAACACATTTTCATTTCCCGAAAAGAGACTTTTACGAAAAACAATTCTGGTTACTATGTccctatttatttacatgtaacTAATTAAACATACTTAAACTTTGTAGCCCTTCCATTTTCAATGAAACTATATTCTTGAAcatttaaaaaggtttattataaagtacctatctaatatttatatttataatactaaggCCTGAAGTATGTTTTCGACGTACAAAATAAAgagtaaaacaaaaagtaattaaacaaaaccTCCTTAACCGTATCTCTAGCTAAGCATAcgctattatattattgtctacTTACTTATGTACCAACTAATATTAATAGACTAAgatgattaaaatttaatcaaggATTTGacagtacttatattttttaattttctttttttttcagaatgGCTTAGTCGAAAGGCTACGGGCAAGTGAACGTGACCACCGGTCAGAGAAGAACCTACGAGTGATGATCTCTTTCTTCGTGCTAGCTTGTCTAACTCTCCTCCTATTCCGATGGGTGCTTCACGCACACCCCTCTTACAATAATGAATAGACATCTTTATATCTCCTTGTATCAAGTTGTGTGTCGTAACGATGATAACAGGTGATTAGTATTATAACTTTAGgtgaaatgttgtttgtttagCTAAATAcccaactttataatatttctagagtttggttaaaaaaaaaagaataaaaactatttaacaataaaaaacatttctttcaCAATTAATTACCTGAGCCATTAGTTGTGTTGAAGAATAAATTTAGTTctgtttttaagtaaataagtattcatACTAGAAATGTATGATTTTCTTCCAACAAATGTGTGATCTTCCAGATTATGTTGTAATATTAGTTCTTATGTTTAAAGGCAGttctagtattattttataaaatatattgttatatgttATTAATGACGCTAATTATGGTTCGTCGTAGAGTTCTTTGTAGTGCCACAAAATAactaggtaataaaaaaatctaattttaaaccCAAAgattgtaatgtttaaattattcaaattatacgCTGTAAGATCTATcgtcataaattttatttattgcctaCTTTAACCGCAACGaaagtatttataagtataaaatttaatgtttgtacGTAGGCCGGCTAAagattgaaaataaagttttctttaaatttatgacttttctttttgtttctcTTAACCACCTTCTTAATTACATTGCTAGGTCGTGATCAACATTTACCTTTAGAAGATACGATCAGAATGTAATCGCGACACAAttagtttcattattttatcctacaaatttatttaacgcTTTCGAGTTAGGTATAATTCCTGATGCCTCTGAatggttattaatttttttctGCTCGGACGTTTAGAAAACAGGAAAGTTCACGACTTgaacttcattttatttaatttgaataatactaaaataatctaTTACCATCCCACCGTTAGACAATTCAGGGTTAGAGGTTAAAGTTTGATGATATTAAAAATCCCGTCAATTTTGCTGCTAACCAGCCCAGTGTGGGTAAGCGTGAGCGACACAAAACGATCGCTGTGAGATTGATTTTAAAGCCATCTATCGCTTGGAGCAAAAACTACAACacgtaatacaaaaaaaaacgtgctgatatttttatttattctgtgtcGTGGCTGTATTAAAATAGCTATACTATAGTAGATAAGTGAAGGTACTACCAAGAAACAAGTAGGTACGTAACTTACGTGTGTAAGCTAACAAGCTAAAAAGTTGAACCAAGTAGGTAGAAGTTGACAAAGCccttaataaagaaaaaaaaaaaaaaaaaaaaaagtaggtagaagttttcaaaaaaaatatttgtttttaacagtTTAACAGTATGTTTTTCGGTAGTTATTCTATGAATTCTTatggcaatattattatattccggGAATGAGTGGTGGTAGTCTGCCTCTTTGAATGCTAGACATTGCTGGATGGTGTAGGACTCAGAGAGTTGTCACATGTCGCCCAGCAAATATGATTTAAATCGCAAAATCTCCCTCTTTAGGTCTACGGCACTTATTCTCGTTCGTTTTAGTATTCCATTTATATGGttgacatatttattaattatatttatgttgacGCTAATGAATGTGGTAAATTACAACTGATTAAAGTGAAGTGTGAAGCAATTTTGTTGCTACATATTCCTTTCAGCCATGATACGGGTAAAAGTCGATGTGTGTTTAGGTCACGCATTATACGATTATATGTCTGGTAATTCTGTGACAATAAAATAGCTTCAGATTCCACTatattaagaattatttaagatataaattgttttcagttaaaattaaaaagagttTAGTTTCTAGTTACGAAACAgtcatttaaaactataaaatatcaataagacGTAGTAAAGAA of the Anticarsia gemmatalis isolate Benzon Research Colony breed Stoneville strain chromosome 3, ilAntGemm2 primary, whole genome shotgun sequence genome contains:
- the LOC142987430 gene encoding bcl-2-related ovarian killer protein-like, coding for MRRKLSTPLSALPGVTDGLISLPNLRVSPTRSLSPLDRTKRRFSTMVSSAAAAAVSRRLSATIGWCLATPTQVKPQIVRQGRALCLQYIKTQIRRSTLCAKKQIVMKRLQRMVETECGEEAVSNTEAGVLAALRALCAALERKRPDAFRQVARQATRAPSAMLKSDTALSELALALARRITRENITWSKIAAVYCVCGALAREAAEAAEGEPALELVAAPAAAIADLLHEDTGSWIASHGGWNGLVERLRASERDHRSEKNLRVMISFFVLACLTLLLFRWVLHAHPSYNNE